A genomic window from Paenibacillus sp. FSL K6-0276 includes:
- a CDS encoding metal-dependent hydrolase — protein MKITYYGHSALLVETEQAKVIIDPFLSGNPNSGISPDDITVDAVLLTHGHSDHLGDAVQIAKQNDCPIFAVFELAEYCRMKGAKVKHMNIGGSHIYDAITVKYTQAFHSSSIQEGDVWIYAGQPAGILLTIEGKTLFHAGDTALFGDMRLIGERTAIDLAALPIGDMLTMGPDDALLAARWLRADKVIPLHYNTFPDIAQDAVDFCNRLRQEGVEGFPLKAGESIEV, from the coding sequence ATGAAGATCACTTATTACGGACACTCAGCACTGCTGGTAGAGACAGAGCAAGCGAAAGTTATTATTGACCCTTTTTTGTCAGGAAATCCGAACTCCGGTATTTCACCTGATGACATTACTGTAGATGCTGTACTGCTAACTCACGGTCACTCCGATCATTTAGGTGATGCTGTGCAAATAGCCAAACAGAATGATTGTCCGATCTTTGCTGTTTTTGAGCTTGCAGAATACTGCCGAATGAAGGGTGCCAAGGTTAAACATATGAATATAGGTGGCAGTCATATTTATGATGCCATTACCGTTAAATATACTCAGGCGTTTCATTCCTCATCGATTCAGGAAGGCGACGTTTGGATTTATGCTGGACAGCCTGCAGGTATTCTATTGACGATAGAGGGGAAGACGTTATTCCATGCTGGTGACACCGCACTGTTCGGTGATATGCGTCTAATTGGAGAGAGGACTGCGATTGACTTGGCGGCCCTGCCTATAGGCGATATGCTGACCATGGGACCGGATGATGCGCTCTTGGCTGCACGCTGGTTGCGGGCGGATAAGGTCATACCGCTTCATTACAATACATTTCCGGATATTGCTCAGGATGCTGTGGATTTCTGTAATCGTCTGCGCCAGGAGGGTGTAGAGGGATTTCCACTTAAAGCTGGCGAAAGTATAGAAGTATAA
- a CDS encoding helix-turn-helix transcriptional regulator: MSDNTSYTTEEIARLLKISKLKVYDLIKKGELPSYRVGKQMRVDQSDLEVYKQNTRSGMAPSTFPLTFAGANPPTQAGAHSSHISSKDAGHSLVITGQDMSLDILATYLERHLPTERPLRSYAGSLDSLIAMYQGESDIVSTHLLDGDTGEYNLPYIRKILVGFSYVVVRLLTRSAGLYVQKGNPRGLHDWSHLQQGGLTLINRERGSGARVLLDEQLRLHGIPAASLSGYEQEENSHLAVAGKVARGEADVAIGTEKAAKIVDGIDFIPLIQECYDLVMLKKPEHEQWIATVIDILRSPAFQSELGSIHGYDLTETGTIIYET, encoded by the coding sequence ATGTCTGATAATACATCATATACGACTGAGGAAATTGCCCGTTTACTGAAGATATCGAAATTAAAAGTATATGACCTAATTAAAAAAGGGGAGCTCCCCTCCTACCGTGTAGGAAAACAGATGCGTGTGGATCAATCGGATTTGGAAGTTTACAAACAGAATACTCGGAGTGGCATGGCCCCATCGACATTTCCGCTGACTTTTGCTGGAGCGAATCCTCCAACTCAAGCTGGAGCCCATTCTAGCCATATTAGCAGTAAAGATGCAGGACACAGCCTTGTTATTACGGGTCAGGATATGTCACTGGATATTCTAGCCACCTATTTGGAGCGTCACCTGCCTACTGAGCGCCCTCTTCGTTCTTACGCCGGCAGTCTAGACAGTCTAATTGCTATGTATCAGGGCGAATCGGACATCGTCAGTACTCATCTGCTCGACGGGGATACTGGAGAATATAACCTTCCCTATATCCGTAAAATACTTGTGGGCTTCTCTTATGTTGTAGTCCGTCTGTTGACCCGAAGTGCAGGATTGTATGTTCAAAAGGGAAACCCTAGAGGTCTTCATGATTGGTCTCATCTACAACAGGGAGGGCTCACACTGATCAATAGAGAACGTGGCTCTGGCGCACGTGTGTTATTGGATGAACAGCTCCGATTGCACGGCATTCCAGCCGCAAGTCTATCTGGATATGAGCAGGAGGAGAATAGCCATTTGGCGGTCGCCGGTAAAGTGGCACGAGGAGAAGCGGATGTGGCAATCGGCACCGAGAAGGCTGCCAAAATTGTCGACGGCATTGATTTCATTCCCTTGATTCAGGAGTGTTACGATCTCGTGATGCTTAAGAAGCCGGAGCATGAGCAGTGGATCGCTACAGTGATTGATATTTTACGTTCGCCAGCTTTTCAGAGTGAGCTTGGCTCCATTCATGGATACGATCTCACGGAAACAGGGACGATTATTTACGAGACCTGA
- the dgt gene encoding dGTP triphosphohydrolase has translation MTLIEKREHRQYPEITRLETSRAAYERDYSRLIHSPTFRRLQGKSQVFGAGTGDYYRTRLTHSLEVAQIAREAAKSLLRSYPEVETSKAENPGLVIDPEVVECAAIAHDFGHPPFGHKGEEVLDNILEQLIEKKTNEAALQSGATGAERLLIHEQMKQRYEHFEGNAHNYRLIMFLEKRENIDGLNLSDAVLLGINKYPFPGTSLKKGMYLHEWAYISEIRKEWGIPAGKKTLEAQLMDLCDDIAYSAHDLEDGIKAGKIEVHEHFMHDSYIQRLIVEKITTLEDFFWKGWEEEGIRAKVEEVLSSFLRVWMEKMPTCENDYSRTRREVKAYWVSTFVASLGVIPDGDWKKVTFIKEGKEDEDMLRTVSVLKSFAWVTMIRDLRVQRLQKRSEWILRRLWGAFLDPQTSKAIIPSDWLQRFEKDQKQANPIWTWEHMVIDYIAGMTDAFAEKIYNELYGLKVGSIYDLD, from the coding sequence ATGACACTTATTGAGAAAAGAGAACACCGGCAGTATCCGGAAATTACCCGCCTAGAAACGTCGAGAGCTGCTTATGAGCGTGATTATTCACGCCTGATTCATTCGCCTACTTTTCGTAGGCTGCAAGGCAAATCTCAAGTGTTCGGGGCTGGCACGGGTGATTATTACCGGACGCGTCTGACTCATTCACTTGAAGTTGCACAGATCGCTCGTGAGGCAGCGAAAAGTCTGCTCAGATCTTACCCAGAGGTGGAGACGAGTAAGGCGGAGAATCCGGGGCTTGTTATAGATCCAGAGGTAGTGGAATGCGCAGCTATTGCTCATGATTTTGGTCACCCCCCCTTCGGACATAAAGGGGAAGAGGTGCTCGATAATATTTTGGAGCAGCTTATTGAAAAGAAGACTAATGAAGCTGCCCTGCAATCTGGAGCAACAGGTGCAGAGAGACTGCTGATTCATGAGCAGATGAAGCAGCGCTATGAGCATTTTGAAGGCAATGCTCACAATTATCGGCTGATTATGTTTCTGGAGAAGCGTGAGAACATTGATGGACTAAATCTATCTGATGCAGTGCTACTCGGAATTAATAAATATCCTTTTCCTGGCACCTCGCTGAAGAAGGGGATGTACCTTCACGAATGGGCATATATTTCGGAGATTCGCAAAGAGTGGGGAATACCAGCAGGTAAGAAAACGTTGGAAGCCCAGCTTATGGACCTTTGCGACGATATCGCTTATTCTGCACATGATTTGGAGGATGGGATTAAGGCTGGAAAGATTGAGGTGCATGAACACTTTATGCATGATTCCTATATTCAGCGGCTTATCGTAGAGAAAATCACAACACTAGAGGATTTCTTCTGGAAGGGTTGGGAGGAGGAAGGCATTCGCGCTAAGGTCGAAGAGGTGCTTAGTTCATTTCTTCGAGTATGGATGGAGAAAATGCCAACCTGCGAGAACGACTATTCCAGAACTCGGCGTGAAGTTAAGGCTTATTGGGTCAGCACCTTTGTTGCAAGTCTGGGTGTGATCCCTGATGGGGACTGGAAGAAGGTCACCTTTATAAAGGAAGGAAAAGAAGATGAGGATATGCTACGGACCGTAAGCGTGCTGAAAAGCTTCGCTTGGGTCACGATGATTCGTGATTTACGTGTGCAGCGGCTTCAGAAACGTAGTGAATGGATTTTGCGCCGTCTTTGGGGAGCTTTTCTTGATCCGCAGACGTCTAAAGCCATTATTCCATCAGATTGGCTACAACGCTTTGAGAAAGATCAGAAGCAAGCAAATCCGATCTGGACCTGGGAACATATGGTGATTGATTATATCGCCGGGATGACGGATGCCTTTGCTGAGAAAATATATAATGAGCTATATGGGTTGAAGGTCGGCTCGATTTATGATTTGGATTAG
- a CDS encoding cell wall hydrolase, with product MLIFKKNRYIALLVGVILVCFSAISLLQHEQVAEGKTDSVQMDKLQSTSRAAVLDLVQEQSISSKTRGTNKVSQTNKLYNTVSLLSSTWTPEQDVEWLSMSKIKRQDTSHASIVRVKADVVQSKPAVQKAPQMAETATKSAQTVVKTVSASQKNPLTTLYFSRTELLSQEQQSNATRRYAISEEELLLLQKIVMAEAEGEPYQGKVAVANVVLNRLRSAKFPDTIYKVIYQKHQFSPVANGRLKRVKPSDDCIKAVNAALSGIKEVPDDTYFFLSLKLAQDLTVHHSQEYVKTIGNHTFYK from the coding sequence ATGTTAATTTTTAAAAAAAACCGCTATATTGCGTTGCTCGTTGGCGTTATATTAGTGTGTTTCTCTGCCATAAGCTTATTGCAACACGAACAGGTTGCCGAAGGGAAAACTGATAGTGTGCAGATGGACAAGTTGCAATCTACGAGCCGTGCAGCGGTACTTGACCTTGTACAAGAACAATCAATATCTAGTAAGACGAGGGGCACTAATAAAGTTTCACAAACAAATAAGCTTTATAACACAGTTAGCTTGCTCAGTTCCACTTGGACACCAGAGCAGGATGTGGAATGGCTTAGTATGAGTAAAATAAAGCGACAAGACACATCACACGCTTCCATAGTTCGGGTAAAGGCTGATGTAGTACAATCTAAGCCAGCTGTGCAGAAAGCGCCGCAAATGGCGGAAACAGCAACAAAGAGCGCTCAGACTGTGGTTAAGACAGTCTCGGCATCTCAGAAAAACCCCCTCACAACATTATACTTCTCTCGGACCGAGCTATTAAGCCAGGAGCAGCAAAGTAATGCAACCCGGCGCTACGCTATATCCGAAGAAGAACTGCTTCTGCTACAAAAGATTGTAATGGCAGAGGCGGAAGGTGAACCGTACCAGGGCAAGGTGGCAGTTGCCAACGTTGTTCTGAATAGGCTACGGTCAGCCAAATTCCCCGACACGATATATAAGGTCATTTATCAAAAGCACCAATTTAGTCCTGTAGCTAACGGGCGTCTTAAACGTGTGAAGCCTAGTGATGATTGTATTAAAGCGGTGAACGCTGCGCTCTCCGGAATAAAGGAAGTTCCCGATGATACTTATTTTTTCCTATCGCTTAAGCTTGCGCAGGATCTTACCGTACATCATTCGCAGGAGTATGTTAAGACCATTGGAAATCATACTTTTTATAAATAA
- a CDS encoding TetR/AcrR family transcriptional regulator, which produces MAVVDRRQQVLQAAAKSFSLFGYKATTMDQVAKIANVGKGTIYTFFTNKEQLFDEILRDMMVEMKMIAEREIRRDRPFFDNLHRVLDALLEFRSEQELFIKLSQESREFGTPQAGEGLEKIENLVLEYLEREVQQALQKGEIKPCDPKIVSVVMFRLYIVLTAELNKTHTPLDKEQIKMYFHLFLAEGLAQ; this is translated from the coding sequence GTGGCAGTGGTGGATCGAAGACAGCAGGTGCTTCAAGCCGCAGCAAAATCTTTTTCTTTATTCGGCTATAAGGCGACTACAATGGATCAGGTTGCTAAGATTGCAAATGTGGGTAAAGGAACCATTTACACCTTTTTTACAAACAAAGAGCAATTGTTTGATGAGATCCTGCGCGATATGATGGTGGAAATGAAGATGATTGCTGAGCGCGAGATCAGGCGAGACAGACCGTTCTTTGATAACCTGCATCGTGTGCTGGATGCGCTGCTGGAATTTCGAAGCGAGCAGGAGCTATTCATCAAGCTTTCCCAGGAAAGTCGCGAATTCGGAACGCCGCAGGCAGGAGAAGGGCTCGAGAAGATTGAGAACTTAGTTTTAGAATATTTAGAACGGGAGGTGCAACAAGCGCTCCAAAAGGGAGAAATCAAACCTTGCGATCCCAAAATCGTATCCGTAGTCATGTTCAGGTTATATATTGTATTGACTGCTGAACTGAATAAAACACATACTCCCTTGGACAAGGAACAGATCAAGATGTATTTTCATTTGTTTCTCGCCGAAGGATTGGCACAGTAA
- the thpR gene encoding RNA 2',3'-cyclic phosphodiesterase translates to MNANASDKDSERLFIAVKLPLELRQVLAQECSNLSQTYQFAKWTHPEDYHITLQFLGDTPKTIIPDLIMALKQLSGQCRPFKLSLDKWGTFGLPTAPRVLWVGVSGELEELNQLATKVHSAMLPLGFPAESREYKPHLTVARKYRGKISIDDKMLENLLKLDDEKRSKIFHRDWTIDSFVLYATRMYAIPMYEIIENITF, encoded by the coding sequence ATGAATGCTAACGCGTCGGATAAAGATTCAGAACGATTGTTTATTGCTGTGAAATTACCCTTGGAACTTCGACAAGTTTTGGCTCAGGAGTGCTCCAATCTATCTCAGACTTATCAGTTCGCTAAATGGACGCATCCAGAGGATTATCATATTACCCTGCAATTTTTGGGAGACACCCCGAAGACGATAATCCCGGATTTAATCATGGCGTTGAAGCAGTTGTCAGGGCAATGCCGCCCCTTCAAACTATCCTTGGACAAATGGGGTACATTCGGTCTTCCAACGGCTCCAAGAGTGTTATGGGTAGGGGTTTCTGGCGAATTAGAGGAGCTGAATCAACTAGCTACGAAAGTACACTCTGCGATGCTTCCATTAGGTTTTCCAGCTGAATCTAGGGAGTATAAACCACATCTCACAGTTGCACGAAAGTATCGGGGAAAAATTTCAATTGATGATAAAATGCTGGAAAATTTACTGAAATTGGATGATGAAAAAAGATCAAAAATCTTTCATAGAGACTGGACGATTGATAGTTTTGTGTTGTATGCTACCAGAATGTATGCCATTCCTATGTATGAAATCATTGAAAATATTACATTTTAA
- a CDS encoding polysaccharide deacetylase family protein, producing the protein MIWEVHTNQKVIALTFDDGPDPSETDQILKVLSQYHAKCTFFAIGKRIAAYPEVAKRVISEGHELANHTYNHVYFRKPINKAQFERELNLTEEEIVKVSGKHSALFRPPGGMYDETLVDISNNMGLKPILWSWHQDTRDWNRPGVHSIVNKVIRNAHNGDIVLFHDHVHGQSQTREALKIILPELEKRGFRFVTVSELIKLSNTQQAGKPQ; encoded by the coding sequence ATGATTTGGGAAGTACATACTAACCAAAAAGTAATTGCATTGACGTTCGATGACGGTCCTGACCCTTCTGAAACCGATCAAATATTAAAGGTATTAAGTCAATATCATGCGAAATGCACCTTCTTTGCTATCGGAAAAAGAATTGCAGCGTATCCAGAAGTGGCCAAACGAGTCATTTCCGAAGGGCATGAATTAGCTAACCATACCTACAATCACGTTTATTTTAGAAAACCTATTAACAAAGCCCAGTTTGAGCGGGAGCTGAATTTAACCGAAGAAGAGATTGTAAAGGTCTCTGGAAAGCATAGCGCATTGTTCAGACCTCCAGGTGGAATGTATGACGAGACGCTAGTGGATATTTCAAACAACATGGGCTTAAAGCCTATTTTATGGTCCTGGCATCAGGATACACGCGATTGGAATCGCCCTGGAGTGCACAGTATCGTGAACAAGGTTATTCGAAATGCACATAATGGCGACATCGTTCTGTTTCATGATCATGTGCATGGACAATCCCAGACCAGAGAGGCGCTCAAAATTATTTTGCCGGAATTAGAAAAGAGAGGTTTTCGATTTGTCACCGTTTCAGAATTGATCAAGCTATCCAATACACAGCAGGCGGGTAAACCACAATAG
- a CDS encoding D-2-hydroxyacid dehydrogenase, with translation MTKSIVCLQPLTAQQQERIRAAAPGYTFTQGNGKNPDLQLLADAEIVIGWAKGIADTLLRPDSPLRWVQSWSAGIEKLPLERFKERGILLTSASGVHAEPISAVIFGFMLLFTRNLHTAVRNQQNRYWNSEGSESELFGKTAVIVGTGAIGSETARIAKAFRMKTIGVSRSGKPLADFDQVYTTGHLPEAVSQGDFIINILPITDETKHLFNTAIFSAFKQGSYYINVGRGATTDTEALIDALNRGQLRGAGLDVFETEPLPQDHPLWAMEQVIITPHSAGVTDQYANRIVNIFTENMNSYLSSGTPSLNLVDYARQY, from the coding sequence ATGACTAAGTCCATAGTATGTTTACAGCCACTTACAGCCCAGCAACAGGAAAGGATCAGAGCGGCGGCCCCCGGTTATACATTCACGCAAGGAAATGGCAAAAATCCGGATCTACAGCTTCTTGCTGATGCTGAAATCGTAATCGGCTGGGCCAAAGGCATTGCCGATACACTTCTTCGTCCAGATTCCCCCCTTCGCTGGGTACAATCTTGGTCTGCTGGAATTGAAAAACTTCCGCTTGAGCGTTTTAAGGAACGTGGTATTCTTTTGACCAGCGCCAGCGGAGTTCATGCCGAGCCTATTTCTGCGGTAATCTTCGGCTTCATGCTACTCTTTACACGTAATTTGCATACAGCAGTACGTAATCAGCAGAATCGCTACTGGAACTCTGAGGGTAGTGAAAGTGAATTATTTGGCAAGACAGCCGTTATTGTTGGAACCGGGGCCATCGGCAGCGAAACAGCTAGAATTGCTAAAGCCTTCCGGATGAAGACCATCGGGGTGAGTCGCTCAGGTAAACCGCTCGCTGATTTTGATCAAGTATATACCACAGGCCACCTGCCAGAAGCTGTGAGCCAAGGCGACTTTATCATCAACATACTCCCTATCACTGATGAGACTAAACATTTATTTAATACTGCAATCTTCTCCGCCTTTAAACAAGGCTCCTATTACATTAACGTTGGACGTGGAGCGACTACCGATACCGAGGCTCTAATCGATGCACTGAATCGTGGGCAGCTTCGCGGTGCCGGATTGGATGTATTCGAGACCGAACCCCTTCCGCAGGATCATCCACTTTGGGCTATGGAGCAGGTAATCATCACTCCACATTCCGCAGGCGTAACAGATCAATACGCTAATCGGATCGTAAATATTTTTACCGAAAATATGAATTCCTATTTATCATCTGGCACTCCATCCCTAAATCTCGTCGATTATGCCCGCCAATATTAA
- a CDS encoding glycosyltransferase: protein MRKKRVLLFSEGFGTGHTGAAYALAEGIKLLNPDVQCRVIELGKFLNPMVAPWILSAYRKTVSSQPKLVGMMYKTQYHKSLNPLTKMALHRIFYTHASQVIEQLKPDLIICTHPIPAAVISRLKRRGLKVPLYTLITDYDAHGSWVNSEVNRYLVSTPRVKSILTGRGIAPELVTVTGIPVHPKFWERSNKTLLRKELGLADIPTVLIMGGGWGLMFGKKIMNSLTARMDNIQLIFCMGSNEKLIAKMKSNPRLNHPNVKILGYTSEINKLMDASDLLITKPGGMTCTEGQAKGIPMLFYKAIPGQEEKNCQYFVELGLAEVLDCEVVNKWFSMMLREYSVLEEQRKRRLAPDKHQPQSCATTVLQMLGNPADKSADIRGSRPQARSEEAVCITP from the coding sequence ATGCGAAAGAAAAGAGTACTGCTGTTTTCGGAAGGCTTCGGTACGGGCCACACAGGAGCAGCCTATGCTCTGGCCGAAGGAATAAAGCTGCTGAATCCGGATGTCCAGTGCCGAGTCATCGAGTTAGGTAAATTCCTTAACCCAATGGTCGCCCCATGGATTCTTTCCGCTTACCGAAAAACAGTTAGCAGCCAGCCTAAGCTGGTCGGCATGATGTATAAGACACAGTATCATAAATCATTGAACCCGTTGACTAAGATGGCACTTCACCGGATTTTTTATACACATGCCTCACAAGTGATCGAGCAGCTAAAGCCTGATTTGATTATTTGCACGCATCCCATTCCGGCCGCTGTCATTTCCAGACTAAAGCGTCGCGGATTGAAGGTACCGCTGTATACGTTAATTACAGATTATGATGCACATGGTAGCTGGGTAAATTCTGAGGTCAACCGTTATCTCGTATCTACCCCACGCGTCAAATCTATTCTAACAGGCCGTGGAATTGCTCCCGAGCTTGTAACGGTCACGGGCATTCCTGTGCATCCGAAGTTCTGGGAACGATCCAACAAGACGCTGCTCCGCAAGGAACTAGGTCTAGCCGATATCCCTACAGTACTTATAATGGGTGGAGGATGGGGGCTGATGTTCGGCAAAAAGATTATGAATTCACTCACAGCCAGAATGGATAACATCCAGCTCATCTTCTGTATGGGCAGCAATGAGAAGCTTATAGCCAAAATGAAGTCCAATCCAAGACTGAATCATCCTAATGTTAAGATTCTTGGATACACCAGTGAAATCAATAAATTGATGGATGCTTCCGACCTACTAATCACAAAGCCTGGTGGTATGACCTGTACAGAAGGTCAGGCTAAGGGAATTCCGATGCTTTTCTATAAAGCTATTCCAGGACAGGAAGAGAAAAACTGCCAATATTTCGTCGAGCTAGGGTTAGCTGAGGTGCTCGACTGTGAAGTAGTGAACAAATGGTTCTCTATGATGCTCCGTGAATATTCTGTTCTCGAAGAGCAGCGCAAACGCCGACTTGCCCCTGATAAGCATCAACCGCAAAGCTGCGCGACTACTGTTCTGCAGATGTTAGGCAATCCTGCAGACAAATCAGCTGATATCAGAGGTTCAAGACCTCAAGCCCGAAGCGAAGAAGCTGTGTGCATTACACCTTAA